A stretch of Myxococcus hansupus DNA encodes these proteins:
- a CDS encoding tetratricopeptide repeat protein, whose protein sequence is MGTDLYRDGMARLDAGDVAEGRRLLEEALRKSPGDVSVMHGLSRALDLAGERERSVELLEHAHAKAPSDPGPARDLAMALLEREEDARAVQVLTPVLEANPDDSRANLYMAMALAKSDAARARIHTAKALTDPDPELKMQAQALDGVLAAHLSAS, encoded by the coding sequence GTGGGAACGGACCTTTATCGCGACGGAATGGCCCGGTTGGACGCAGGGGATGTGGCGGAAGGCCGCCGCCTGCTGGAGGAGGCCCTTCGGAAATCCCCCGGCGATGTGTCGGTGATGCACGGATTGTCTCGGGCCTTGGATCTGGCGGGGGAACGCGAGCGTTCCGTGGAACTCCTGGAACACGCTCACGCGAAGGCTCCTTCGGACCCGGGCCCGGCGCGGGACCTCGCCATGGCACTGCTGGAGCGGGAGGAGGACGCACGTGCGGTGCAGGTCCTCACGCCCGTGCTCGAGGCGAACCCGGATGACTCGCGGGCGAACCTCTACATGGCCATGGCCCTGGCCAAGTCGGACGCGGCGCGGGCCCGGATTCACACGGCGAAGGCCCTGACGGACCCGGACCCCGAGCTGAAGATGCAGGCGCAGGCCCTGGATGGCGTGCTCGCCGCGCACTTGAGCGCGTCCTGA
- a CDS encoding 4'-phosphopantetheinyl transferase family protein, whose protein sequence is MTGMDNHDPLGTESSATVSLGMVRHGVPVPAVLACVHQESAATLSDAQLAVLHPNERARLDGFRADSRRLGFFLGRYAAKRALSVLGVQAAMQAVEIAPGVFEQPVVKGAGSDAPVVSLSHARSVAAAVACGPEHIIGVDVEQLSPERTDVFESVMPPRELAMARHVSGGGELASNVIWTMKEALSKALRCGLTAPFEVLEVDAFEANVAGGYGCLFRNFAQYRARAWVLGGYVLAVVSPKHSLLHVAPSDLERIEQVFGRDVPRSP, encoded by the coding sequence ATGACTGGCATGGACAATCATGACCCGCTGGGAACGGAGTCCTCCGCGACGGTTTCGCTGGGCATGGTGCGCCATGGCGTGCCGGTGCCGGCGGTGCTGGCCTGCGTCCACCAGGAGTCCGCGGCTACGCTCTCCGATGCGCAACTGGCGGTGCTTCATCCGAATGAACGGGCGCGGCTGGATGGCTTCCGCGCGGATTCGCGCCGGTTGGGGTTCTTCCTGGGACGCTACGCGGCGAAGCGCGCGCTCTCCGTGTTGGGCGTCCAGGCCGCGATGCAGGCAGTGGAGATCGCGCCGGGGGTGTTCGAGCAGCCCGTGGTGAAGGGCGCGGGCTCGGACGCCCCCGTGGTGTCCTTGAGTCATGCCCGGTCGGTGGCGGCGGCGGTGGCTTGTGGGCCGGAGCACATCATCGGCGTGGACGTCGAGCAGCTCTCTCCGGAGCGGACAGATGTCTTCGAATCGGTGATGCCGCCGCGCGAGCTGGCCATGGCCCGGCACGTCTCCGGTGGTGGCGAGCTGGCATCGAATGTCATCTGGACCATGAAGGAAGCGCTGTCCAAGGCCCTTCGGTGCGGCCTCACCGCGCCCTTCGAGGTCCTGGAGGTCGACGCCTTCGAGGCGAACGTCGCCGGAGGCTACGGCTGCCTCTTCCGCAACTTCGCCCAGTACCGGGCCCGGGCGTGGGTGCTCGGGGGCTACGTATTGGCGGTCGTGTCGCCCAAGCACTCACTGCTTCACGTGGCGCCGTCGGACCTGGAGCGCATCGAGCAGGTCTTCGGGCGCGACGTGCCTCGGAGCCCGTGA
- a CDS encoding type 1 glutamine amidotransferase domain-containing protein, translating into MADGKRVACIVGDGFEDSELRVPYDQLRGAGHEVVLIGKKAGDSVEGKRGKEKFRLERGIDEVDVKDFDMLLIPGGHSPDNLRADERFIRFVKEFDDRGKLIAAVCHGPQLFISAGIVDGRTLTAWTTIQQDLKMIPNVRVRDASVVRDANWITSRKPDDLEDFSKAILEDLKSAGASTGREART; encoded by the coding sequence ATGGCGGATGGAAAGCGGGTTGCTTGCATCGTGGGTGACGGCTTCGAGGACTCGGAGCTCCGCGTGCCCTATGACCAACTGCGCGGTGCCGGCCATGAGGTGGTGCTCATCGGCAAGAAGGCGGGCGACTCGGTCGAGGGCAAACGAGGCAAGGAGAAGTTCCGGCTGGAGCGCGGCATCGACGAGGTCGACGTGAAGGACTTCGACATGCTGCTCATCCCCGGAGGCCACTCTCCCGACAACCTCCGGGCCGACGAGCGCTTCATCCGGTTCGTGAAGGAGTTCGATGACCGCGGCAAGCTCATCGCCGCCGTGTGTCACGGGCCGCAGCTCTTCATCTCCGCGGGCATCGTGGACGGGCGGACGCTCACCGCGTGGACCACGATTCAGCAGGACCTGAAGATGATTCCCAACGTCCGGGTGAGGGACGCGTCCGTGGTCCGCGACGCCAATTGGATCACCAGCCGCAAGCCGGATGACCTGGAAGACTTCAGCAAGGCCATCCTGGAGGACTTGAAGAGCGCGGGTGCGTCAACGGGACGCGAAGCCCGCACCTGA
- a CDS encoding ABC transporter ATP-binding protein, whose product MSTTTQPQPTQGPGAARDIANVIIRVEGLRKEYTMGSEVVRALRGVDLTIQRNEYVAVMGPSGSGKSTFMNLIGCLDVPSDGQYWLNGQPVAGMSENALARIRNRELGFVFQSFNLLPRASALDNVALPLIYARVPKKERRERAAAMLDKVGLGARKDHRPNELSGGQRQRVAIARALVTQPALLLADEPTGALDSRTGEEIMALFGELHTQGQTLMVVTHEADIAAHAHRVLFLKDGVIERDERNQH is encoded by the coding sequence ATGAGCACGACCACCCAGCCGCAGCCGACGCAGGGCCCGGGCGCCGCTCGGGACATCGCCAACGTCATCATCCGCGTCGAAGGCCTGCGCAAGGAATACACGATGGGCTCCGAGGTGGTGCGCGCGCTGCGCGGTGTCGACCTCACCATCCAGCGCAACGAGTACGTGGCCGTCATGGGGCCGTCCGGCTCGGGCAAGTCCACCTTCATGAACCTCATCGGCTGCCTGGACGTCCCCAGTGACGGGCAGTACTGGCTCAACGGCCAGCCGGTGGCGGGCATGTCGGAGAACGCGCTGGCCCGCATCCGGAACCGGGAGCTGGGCTTCGTGTTCCAGAGCTTCAACCTGCTGCCCCGCGCGTCGGCGCTGGACAACGTGGCGCTGCCGCTCATCTACGCCCGCGTGCCCAAGAAGGAACGCCGCGAGCGCGCGGCGGCGATGCTGGACAAGGTGGGCCTGGGCGCACGCAAGGACCACCGGCCCAACGAGCTGTCCGGCGGTCAGCGCCAGCGCGTGGCCATTGCCCGTGCGCTGGTGACGCAACCCGCGCTGCTGCTGGCGGACGAGCCCACGGGCGCGCTCGACAGCCGCACCGGCGAGGAGATCATGGCGCTCTTCGGCGAGCTGCACACGCAAGGGCAGACCCTGATGGTCGTCACCCACGAAGCGGACATCGCGGCGCATGCGCATCGGGTGCTGTTCTTGAAGGACGGCGTCATCGAGCGGGACGAGCGGAATCAGCACTGA
- a CDS encoding ABC transporter permease, whose product MGEIIRVAFDAVLANKLRSLLTMLGIVIGIAAVITMVALGEGAQRSVAQRLQTLGTNVLTVRPGQSFAPGGGMIRAQASLTIKDATALKENARYIQAVSPEIESRFQVEYGAKNASLSVVGTWPDYFRVNQGQITDGRLFTETEDRGRRRVVVLGALAGAQLGLANSASLVGESIRIRGIPFEVIGVLAEKGAQGFNNPDESLYIPLSTAQFRVMGSDRIRSIAVQAVSEKSMNDAMAEIDQKLRREHRLRPEQAADFNIRDQASLLTTMQETTQTFSLLLAGIAAISLLVGGIGIMNIMLVSVTERTREIGLRKALGATGMDIMLQFLVESLVLCLAGGTLGLLLGVGGAAMLERMAGWTVVVAPEAIVVAIAFSATVGVFFGIWPARRAASLAPIESLRYE is encoded by the coding sequence ATGGGTGAAATCATCCGGGTCGCATTCGATGCGGTCCTCGCCAACAAGCTGCGGTCGCTGCTGACCATGCTGGGCATCGTCATCGGCATCGCCGCGGTCATCACCATGGTGGCCCTGGGCGAAGGTGCGCAGCGCTCGGTGGCGCAGCGGCTCCAGACGCTGGGCACCAACGTCCTCACGGTGCGCCCGGGCCAGTCCTTCGCGCCGGGCGGCGGCATGATTCGCGCCCAGGCGTCCCTCACCATCAAGGACGCGACGGCGCTGAAGGAGAACGCGCGCTACATCCAGGCCGTCTCGCCGGAGATCGAGTCGCGCTTCCAGGTGGAGTACGGCGCGAAGAACGCGAGCCTGTCCGTCGTTGGCACCTGGCCGGACTACTTCCGCGTCAACCAGGGGCAAATCACCGACGGTCGGCTCTTCACGGAGACCGAGGACCGGGGTCGCCGCCGGGTGGTGGTGCTGGGCGCGCTCGCGGGGGCGCAGTTGGGGCTGGCGAACAGCGCGTCGCTGGTGGGCGAGTCCATCCGAATCCGAGGCATCCCCTTCGAAGTGATTGGCGTGCTCGCGGAGAAAGGCGCACAGGGCTTCAACAACCCGGATGAGAGCCTCTACATCCCGCTGTCCACCGCGCAGTTCCGGGTGATGGGCAGCGACCGCATCCGCTCCATCGCGGTGCAGGCCGTGAGCGAGAAGTCCATGAACGACGCCATGGCGGAGATTGACCAGAAGCTGCGCCGTGAACACCGGCTGCGCCCGGAGCAGGCCGCGGACTTCAACATCCGGGATCAGGCCTCGCTGCTCACCACCATGCAGGAGACGACGCAGACGTTCTCCCTGCTGCTCGCGGGCATCGCCGCCATCTCCCTGCTGGTGGGCGGCATCGGCATCATGAACATCATGCTCGTGTCGGTGACGGAGCGGACGCGCGAGATTGGTCTGCGCAAGGCGCTGGGCGCCACGGGCATGGACATCATGCTCCAGTTCCTCGTCGAGTCACTGGTGCTGTGCCTCGCGGGTGGAACCCTGGGGTTGCTGCTGGGCGTGGGCGGCGCGGCGATGCTCGAGCGCATGGCGGGCTGGACGGTGGTGGTGGCCCCCGAGGCCATCGTGGTCGCCATCGCCTTCTCCGCGACGGTGGGTGTGTTCTTCGGCATCTGGCCGGCCCGGCGCGCGGCGAGCCTGGCCCCCATCGAGTCGCTCCGCTACGAGTGA
- a CDS encoding TolC family protein has product MTALALGFLGLVTAPGVGLAQEAQQHMSVSLEEAIARALKTSPQVAQAAGSVATTDAAKRSAFGAYLPNLTANANSSLASSQRLDPGTGVVFTAPSDTYSAGVSASWNVFTGGLRGANNRQAQARSNAAQAGLTAQRASAVLDVERAYYEVLRAGGLEDVANSRIERAKQNAEAAERRMTVGSATRSDVLRARYDLTSAMEALLSAQTQHMAAALSLGRLIGEDVPVDAQPLENQDEAPFALTEQALADEITARAPSVLAAEADLRAAEASVGAAKSTYLPTVRLSGGYDWFNDEPAFNGGRTSWSVRLGLSYPIFDGFVREERVVNARTQASVAQATLADTRRAVRSSVGTSLSQLKLASNRITLATESVEVAKEDLKVQQERYKLGATTILELLTSQENLVQAEINLVAFRFEYRISRAALVALAGRPL; this is encoded by the coding sequence ATGACGGCCCTGGCCCTGGGCTTCCTCGGGCTGGTGACGGCGCCGGGTGTCGGTCTGGCGCAGGAAGCGCAGCAGCACATGAGCGTGTCGCTGGAGGAGGCCATCGCCCGGGCGCTCAAGACGAGCCCCCAGGTGGCGCAGGCCGCCGGCAGCGTCGCGACGACGGACGCGGCCAAGCGCAGCGCGTTCGGCGCCTACCTGCCGAACCTGACGGCGAACGCCAACAGCTCGCTGGCGAGCAGCCAGCGCCTGGACCCTGGCACGGGCGTGGTGTTCACCGCGCCCAGCGACACGTACAGCGCGGGTGTCTCGGCGTCGTGGAACGTCTTCACGGGTGGCCTGCGGGGCGCCAACAACCGGCAGGCCCAGGCGCGCTCCAACGCGGCCCAGGCCGGACTGACGGCGCAGCGCGCGTCCGCGGTGCTCGACGTCGAGCGCGCCTACTACGAGGTGCTGCGCGCCGGGGGCCTGGAGGACGTCGCGAACTCCCGCATCGAGCGCGCGAAGCAGAACGCGGAGGCCGCCGAGCGCCGGATGACGGTGGGCTCCGCGACGCGCTCCGACGTGCTGCGCGCCAGATACGACCTGACGTCCGCGATGGAGGCGCTGCTCTCCGCGCAGACGCAGCACATGGCCGCCGCGCTGTCCCTGGGGCGACTCATTGGCGAGGACGTCCCGGTGGATGCCCAGCCCCTGGAGAACCAGGACGAGGCGCCGTTCGCGCTCACGGAGCAGGCGCTGGCCGACGAAATCACCGCCCGGGCCCCCTCGGTGCTGGCGGCGGAGGCGGACCTGCGCGCGGCGGAGGCCAGCGTGGGCGCGGCCAAGTCGACCTACCTCCCCACGGTGCGCCTGTCGGGCGGGTATGACTGGTTCAACGACGAGCCGGCCTTCAACGGTGGCCGCACGAGCTGGTCGGTGCGCTTGGGCCTCTCCTACCCCATCTTCGACGGCTTCGTCCGAGAGGAGCGCGTGGTGAACGCCCGGACGCAGGCGTCGGTGGCGCAGGCCACGCTGGCCGATACCCGGCGCGCGGTGCGCTCCAGCGTGGGAACCTCCCTGAGCCAGCTCAAGCTGGCGTCGAACCGCATCACCCTGGCGACCGAGTCCGTCGAGGTGGCGAAGGAAGACCTGAAGGTGCAGCAGGAGCGCTACAAGCTGGGGGCCACCACCATCCTCGAGCTGCTGACGTCCCAGGAGAACCTGGTGCAGGCGGAGATCAACCTGGTGGCCTTCCGCTTCGAGTACCGCATCTCGCGCGCGGCGTTGGTCGCACTCGCGGGGAGGCCGCTATGA
- a CDS encoding efflux RND transporter periplasmic adaptor subunit, with translation MSKTKTWIISGSAALLLGAGVYITQRDVAPPQQERSSALAAAERRDMEVVAESAGLVEPLRVVEVKSQASGEVLKVHFDTGDTVAKGTLLAEIEPRDVQNALAQAQADLESARVRLNTTEAQRQRMETLRKDGYVTLQEYETAVDASATARATKVRAETNLQLARERSRDVTIIAPSPGTILERTIQPGVIIASATNNVSGGTALFKMADLSVMQVRAKVDETDVGQIKAGQKARVTMEAYPGRTFIGEVVKIEPQALVEQNVTLFPVLVRMDNPDGLLRPGMNAEVAIEISRRRNAITIPNTAVVGVRDARSAAAAVGLSEDAVRAVMRPPGAPNQRGAPAGATTVSAVGEAGTGATQAAAQGNGPGANVVPAKATAGEGRGGSGEGGAGRRQREERQGQTDTRMGVVFVQGAKGLEPRRVTLGLSDWESTEVVSGLEEGEQVMLISVAKLQQQQQQRNERMRQMSGGVIPGAGGPRMPR, from the coding sequence GTGAGCAAGACGAAGACATGGATCATCTCGGGCAGCGCGGCGCTCCTGCTGGGAGCGGGTGTGTACATCACCCAGCGCGACGTGGCGCCCCCGCAGCAGGAGCGCTCGTCCGCGCTGGCGGCGGCGGAGCGCCGGGACATGGAAGTGGTGGCGGAGTCCGCGGGACTGGTCGAGCCCTTGCGCGTGGTGGAGGTGAAGTCCCAGGCCTCCGGTGAGGTGCTGAAGGTCCACTTCGACACGGGCGACACCGTGGCCAAGGGCACGCTGCTGGCGGAGATTGAGCCGCGCGACGTGCAGAACGCGCTGGCGCAGGCCCAGGCCGACCTGGAGTCCGCGCGGGTGCGGCTGAACACCACCGAGGCCCAGCGTCAGCGCATGGAGACGCTGCGCAAGGACGGCTACGTGACGCTGCAGGAGTACGAGACGGCGGTGGACGCCTCGGCCACGGCGCGGGCGACGAAGGTCCGCGCGGAGACCAACCTCCAGTTGGCCCGCGAGCGCAGCCGGGACGTCACCATCATCGCGCCCAGCCCGGGCACCATCCTGGAGCGGACCATCCAGCCGGGCGTCATCATCGCCTCGGCCACGAACAACGTCTCGGGTGGCACCGCGCTGTTCAAGATGGCCGACCTGTCGGTGATGCAGGTGCGCGCCAAGGTGGACGAGACGGACGTCGGGCAGATCAAGGCCGGCCAGAAGGCCCGCGTCACCATGGAGGCCTACCCGGGCCGCACCTTCATTGGCGAGGTGGTCAAGATTGAGCCGCAGGCCTTGGTGGAGCAGAACGTCACCCTCTTCCCGGTGCTCGTGCGCATGGACAACCCGGACGGCCTGCTGCGGCCGGGCATGAACGCGGAGGTGGCCATTGAAATCTCCCGCCGGCGCAACGCCATCACCATTCCCAACACCGCCGTGGTGGGCGTGCGGGATGCCCGGAGCGCGGCGGCCGCGGTGGGGCTCTCCGAGGACGCGGTGCGCGCGGTGATGCGGCCGCCCGGCGCGCCGAACCAGCGCGGGGCTCCGGCGGGCGCGACCACGGTGTCCGCCGTGGGCGAGGCGGGCACGGGCGCCACGCAGGCGGCGGCGCAGGGCAACGGGCCGGGCGCCAACGTGGTGCCGGCGAAGGCCACCGCGGGCGAAGGCCGGGGCGGCTCGGGCGAGGGCGGGGCGGGACGCCGGCAGCGCGAGGAGCGTCAGGGCCAGACGGACACACGGATGGGCGTCGTCTTCGTGCAGGGCGCCAAGGGCCTCGAGCCCCGCCGCGTCACGCTGGGCCTGAGCGACTGGGAGAGCACCGAGGTGGTGAGCGGGCTGGAGGAAGGCGAGCAGGTGATGCTCATCTCCGTCGCGAAGCTCCAGCAGCAGCAGCAGCAGCGCAACGAGCGGATGCGCCAGATGTCGGGAGGGGTGATTCCCGGCGCCGGTGGTCCGCGGATGCCGCGCTAG
- a CDS encoding sensor histidine kinase, which translates to MRDAPWWRPLGPRAPWVAALLMCAVLMSAALFIRSTALESSALVARGMANVIMVAGFEAFRDADGLPDQAALDAFLASHREGGLRYVAVLEEAQPLVSAGAGKVGTRDIQDGSPLRVEGARARLIHRIRRPRPVLGPLTLEETRAMTSVGDVQEPRKPLRMVYEFEPLTALELESRSQRLLGVAVASCVGILALAFAFSRSLAQREALAEELERGRRLAALGTMSAVLAHELRNPLASLKGHAQLLAERVESDTLLAPKAGRVVSEAVRLEQLMNDLLGFVASGELRRVDADPNDVLRAAVETTGSSRVEVRYLPSRTPWPLDAGRLQQALENVLRNAVQASPEGRPVEASVEHQDRSLVFTVKDHGPGIASGEEERIFEPFVTGRLRGVGLGLAITRRIVELHGGSVIARSHAGGGAEFRLIVPARGV; encoded by the coding sequence ATGAGAGACGCTCCCTGGTGGCGTCCGCTCGGCCCCCGAGCGCCCTGGGTGGCGGCGCTGCTCATGTGCGCGGTGTTGATGTCGGCGGCGCTGTTCATCCGGAGCACCGCGCTGGAGTCGTCCGCCCTGGTCGCCCGGGGCATGGCCAACGTCATCATGGTGGCGGGCTTCGAGGCCTTCCGCGACGCGGACGGGCTGCCGGACCAGGCCGCGTTGGATGCCTTCCTGGCGTCGCACCGGGAAGGAGGGCTCCGCTATGTCGCGGTGCTGGAAGAGGCGCAGCCGCTCGTGTCCGCGGGAGCGGGGAAGGTGGGCACGCGCGACATCCAGGACGGCTCACCCCTGCGAGTCGAGGGCGCGCGCGCGCGGCTCATCCACCGCATCCGCCGTCCCCGTCCCGTTCTGGGGCCGCTGACGCTGGAGGAGACGCGGGCGATGACCTCGGTGGGGGACGTCCAGGAGCCTCGCAAGCCGCTGCGCATGGTCTACGAGTTCGAGCCGCTCACCGCGCTGGAGCTGGAGTCCCGCTCCCAGCGCTTGCTGGGCGTGGCGGTGGCCTCGTGTGTGGGCATCCTCGCGCTGGCATTTGCATTCTCCCGCTCGCTGGCGCAGCGGGAGGCGCTGGCGGAGGAGCTGGAGCGCGGGCGGCGGCTGGCGGCGCTGGGCACCATGTCCGCGGTGCTGGCGCACGAGCTGCGCAATCCGCTGGCCTCGCTCAAGGGCCACGCGCAGTTGCTGGCCGAGCGCGTGGAGTCCGACACGCTCCTGGCGCCGAAGGCGGGCCGCGTGGTGTCCGAGGCCGTTCGCCTGGAGCAGTTGATGAACGACCTGTTGGGCTTCGTGGCCAGCGGGGAGCTGCGGCGCGTGGACGCGGACCCCAATGACGTGCTCCGCGCGGCGGTGGAGACCACGGGCTCCTCGCGCGTCGAGGTCCGTTATCTGCCGTCGCGCACCCCGTGGCCGCTCGACGCGGGGCGCTTGCAGCAGGCGCTGGAGAACGTGCTGCGCAACGCCGTCCAGGCCAGCCCCGAGGGCCGGCCGGTGGAGGCGAGCGTGGAGCATCAGGACCGGTCGCTCGTGTTCACCGTCAAGGACCATGGCCCCGGCATCGCCTCGGGCGAGGAGGAGCGCATCTTCGAGCCCTTCGTCACCGGTCGCCTGCGGGGCGTGGGACTGGGCCTGGCCATCACCCGGCGCATCGTCGAACTGCACGGCGGCTCCGTGATCGCGCGCAGTCATGCCGGTGGCGGCGCGGAGTTCCGCCTCATCGTTCCGGCGAGAGGAGTCTGA
- a CDS encoding sigma-54-dependent transcriptional regulator codes for MARILVADDEEGVRSFLAEALEFEGHSVTTAADGEEAARLLAKQGVDLLLTDLRMPGLDGLSLLRKVKEEQPDVEVVVLTAVGTVESAVAAMKAGAFDYLLKPVGSPAELRLTVARALERRALLNWKTEARQSTSEVELSWGAAAMSPVVEALRKVAPTQATVLLVGESGTGKEVTARALHQWSERAEGPFVAVNCAALTETLLESELFGHEKGAFTGAVAQRRGRIELAQGGTFFLDEVGELKAELQAKLLRVLQERRFERVGGTRTLEADVRWVAATNRDLKGMMARGEFREDLYHRLAVFPIRLPSLRERREDLRPLAELLLRRIGEELGRPGLRLSPEAVARLEGFSWPGNVRELRNALERAAILADGPVVEPRHLWLDPTGASAPVDAPAPEGTRLPSLTLEELERRAIEQAIADEAGNRKRAAQRLGIGLRTLYDKLRRYETPE; via the coding sequence ATGGCGCGAATCCTGGTGGCGGATGACGAAGAGGGCGTGCGCTCGTTCCTCGCGGAGGCGTTGGAGTTCGAAGGCCACTCGGTGACGACGGCCGCCGACGGCGAGGAGGCCGCGCGGCTGCTGGCGAAGCAGGGCGTGGACCTGTTGCTCACGGACCTGCGGATGCCGGGCCTGGATGGGCTGTCCCTGCTGCGCAAGGTGAAGGAGGAGCAGCCGGACGTGGAGGTGGTGGTGCTGACCGCCGTGGGCACCGTGGAGAGCGCGGTGGCGGCGATGAAGGCGGGCGCCTTCGACTACCTCCTGAAGCCGGTGGGCAGTCCCGCGGAGCTGCGCCTCACGGTGGCGCGGGCGCTGGAGCGGCGCGCGCTGCTCAATTGGAAGACGGAGGCGAGGCAGTCCACGAGCGAGGTGGAGCTGAGCTGGGGCGCCGCCGCCATGTCGCCAGTGGTGGAGGCGCTGCGCAAGGTGGCGCCCACGCAGGCCACGGTGCTGCTGGTGGGGGAGAGCGGCACCGGCAAGGAGGTGACGGCGCGGGCCCTCCACCAGTGGAGCGAGCGCGCCGAAGGGCCCTTCGTGGCCGTCAACTGCGCGGCCCTGACGGAGACGCTCCTGGAGAGCGAGCTGTTCGGCCATGAGAAGGGCGCCTTCACGGGAGCGGTGGCGCAGCGGCGGGGCCGCATCGAGCTGGCCCAGGGCGGCACGTTCTTCCTCGACGAGGTGGGCGAGCTGAAGGCGGAGCTCCAGGCCAAGCTGCTGCGCGTCCTGCAAGAGCGGCGCTTCGAGCGCGTGGGCGGCACGCGGACGCTGGAGGCCGACGTGCGTTGGGTGGCCGCCACCAACCGCGACCTCAAGGGGATGATGGCGCGCGGTGAGTTTCGCGAGGACCTGTATCACCGGCTCGCGGTGTTCCCCATCCGGCTGCCCTCGCTGCGAGAGCGGCGCGAGGACTTGCGCCCGCTGGCGGAGCTGTTGCTGCGCCGCATCGGCGAGGAGCTGGGCCGGCCGGGGCTGCGCCTGTCTCCGGAGGCCGTGGCGCGGTTGGAGGGCTTCTCGTGGCCGGGGAATGTCCGCGAGCTGCGAAACGCGCTCGAGCGGGCGGCCATCCTCGCGGACGGACCGGTGGTGGAGCCTCGGCACCTGTGGCTGGACCCGACGGGGGCCTCGGCGCCCGTGGATGCGCCGGCGCCGGAGGGGACCCGGCTTCCCAGCCTGACGCTGGAAGAGCTGGAGCGGCGGGCCATCGAACAGGCCATCGCGGACGAGGCGGGGAACCGCAAGCGGGCGGCCCAGCGGCTGGGCATTGGCCTGCGGACGCTGTACGACAAGCTGCGGCGCTACGAGACGCCTGAATGA